A portion of the Deinococcus peraridilitoris DSM 19664 genome contains these proteins:
- a CDS encoding SDR family NAD(P)-dependent oxidoreductase, which produces MKHTLLWAGLGVGALLAYRRLTATPLELAGKVALVTGGSRGLGLILSRQLAAQGAHLVIVARDEGELRRAEEELADRGARVLAIVCDVADPDQVTAAVKRTVDHYGRLDILINNAGIIQVGPLETMILEDYHAAMDVNFWGALHFMLAVRDTMKAQGGGRIVNIASIGGKVAVPHLVPYAASKFALVGLSEGWRAELLKDKVLVTTICPNLMRTGSPRNAEFKGRHEQEYQWFALSDNLPGLSQSGESAAAEIIDALRFGRAEVVTGIPAKLLATFHALFPGQTTNLLAVANTFLPARGGIGTQSRKGFESETPLTRRFPLKEQAELAHNQE; this is translated from the coding sequence ATGAAGCACACCTTGTTATGGGCTGGACTGGGCGTCGGAGCCCTGCTGGCATACCGTCGCCTGACCGCAACCCCGCTCGAACTGGCAGGAAAGGTGGCGCTCGTCACCGGCGGATCACGTGGCCTGGGCCTGATCCTTTCTCGGCAACTGGCCGCCCAGGGCGCTCATCTTGTCATCGTGGCGCGTGATGAGGGCGAACTTCGCCGCGCCGAGGAAGAACTCGCCGATCGGGGGGCGCGGGTCCTGGCCATCGTATGTGACGTCGCCGACCCCGATCAGGTCACGGCCGCCGTCAAGCGCACCGTCGACCACTACGGCCGTCTGGACATCCTGATCAACAACGCCGGCATCATTCAGGTGGGACCGCTCGAAACGATGATCCTTGAGGACTATCACGCCGCGATGGACGTGAATTTCTGGGGAGCGCTTCACTTCATGCTGGCGGTTCGTGACACCATGAAAGCGCAAGGGGGCGGAAGAATCGTGAACATCGCCAGCATCGGCGGCAAGGTGGCCGTGCCGCACCTGGTGCCCTACGCTGCCAGCAAATTTGCGCTGGTAGGTCTCAGCGAAGGCTGGCGCGCAGAGCTGCTGAAAGACAAGGTGCTGGTCACGACCATCTGCCCGAACCTGATGCGCACCGGCAGTCCACGCAATGCCGAGTTCAAGGGACGCCACGAACAGGAATACCAGTGGTTCGCCCTGAGCGACAATCTACCCGGGTTGTCCCAGAGCGGCGAGAGTGCGGCGGCGGAAATCATCGACGCGCTGCGCTTCGGTCGCGCCGAGGTGGTCACCGGAATTCCGGCAAAGCTGCTGGCAACCTTTCATGCGCTTTTCCCCGGTCAGACAACCAACCTGCTGGCGGTCGCCAACACTTTCCTGCCTGCACGCGGTGGCATCGGCACGCAGAGCCGCAAGGGCTTCGAGAGCGAAACCCCGCTCACACGTCGTTTTCCGCTCAAGGAACAAGCAGAACTCGCGCACAACCAGGAGTGA
- a CDS encoding creatininase family protein, producing MRITDMNWMQVEEYLLRDDRCILPLGCTEQHAYLSLATDTILATKLAGDVAEGLNISVFPALTFGITPHFMAYPGTVSASYATYTALLSELLGSLYETGFRRILIINGHGGNSPAQQLLPGWTARSPGARVKWHDWWIAPQTWAAVQEVHPVASHASWMENFPWTRLMGVEMPENAKAAINWSELKGRSPQDIRLQLGDGNFGGPYQVEGRHMARIWQTAVQQTRRLLESAWE from the coding sequence GTGCGGATCACCGACATGAACTGGATGCAGGTCGAAGAGTACCTGCTGCGCGACGACCGATGCATTCTGCCGCTGGGCTGCACCGAACAGCACGCGTACCTGAGCCTCGCCACCGACACCATTCTGGCGACCAAACTGGCCGGTGACGTGGCCGAGGGACTGAATATTTCGGTGTTTCCGGCGCTGACCTTTGGTATCACCCCGCACTTCATGGCTTACCCCGGGACGGTCAGCGCGAGTTACGCGACGTACACCGCCCTGCTGAGCGAGCTGCTGGGCAGCCTGTATGAAACGGGCTTTCGCCGCATTCTGATCATTAACGGACATGGCGGAAATTCACCGGCCCAGCAACTTCTGCCCGGATGGACCGCGCGCTCGCCCGGTGCCCGGGTCAAATGGCACGACTGGTGGATTGCTCCACAGACCTGGGCGGCAGTGCAGGAGGTGCATCCCGTGGCGTCGCACGCCTCGTGGATGGAGAACTTCCCGTGGACCCGTCTGATGGGTGTCGAGATGCCCGAGAACGCGAAGGCGGCCATTAACTGGAGCGAGCTCAAGGGGCGCTCCCCGCAAGACATTCGCCTTCAGTTGGGTGACGGCAACTTTGGCGGGCCCTATCAGGTCGAGGGCCGTCACATGGCACGGATCTGGCAGACGGCCGTGCAGCAAACCCGCCGTCTGCTGGAGTCGGCCTGGGAGTAG
- a CDS encoding glycoside hydrolase family 2 protein, producing MTDVYERHPRPQLARSRWVDLCGTWNFAFDDADQGLTERWFERGVSDAQIVVPFPPESSASEIHDAGYHAILWYARTFQIADTERSGRLLLHFGAVDYRARVWLNGQLVAEHEGGHTPFTADVTDALASGTEQLLVVRSQDDPTDLSQPRGKQDWQQQPHAIWYHRTSGIWQPVWLEWVGGLYIQEVRWTPDADRTELRLQVRLNRPPTPGTHLRVRLTLRGELLALQDVHALSRSFTCTLPLQFLSINPERDDLLWSPRHPNLIEAHLTLQDGERPLDEVFSYAGLRSAQVKGGRFLLNGLSYYLRLVLAQNYWPSSHLAAPSAQALRREVELAKEMGFNGVRIHQKIEDPRFLYWCDRLGLLVWEEMPSAYAFTPEMCERLTREWLEVLRRDYSHPCIVTWVPMNESWGVPNLEGDPAQRAFVRGLYQLTRALDPTRPAMGNDGWQFVGGDLIGVHDYAPHGETLRERFGTLGALEHTLRQVQPYFRNILSDDQARSQEAVVLSEFGGLSFAPGEGERWFGYSTVQSNKELLDRYQELVEAVLHSDVLAGFCYTQLTDTEQETNGLLSAEREPKLPLASLRAINSGFARSLPGDVLGNIHQEAQARHESGQE from the coding sequence ATGACCGACGTATACGAACGGCATCCTCGACCACAACTGGCCCGCAGCCGCTGGGTCGACCTGTGCGGGACCTGGAATTTTGCATTTGACGATGCCGATCAGGGTCTCACTGAACGCTGGTTCGAACGAGGCGTGAGCGACGCACAGATTGTGGTTCCTTTTCCACCCGAATCGTCGGCCAGCGAAATTCACGACGCGGGTTATCACGCGATCCTCTGGTACGCCCGGACGTTTCAGATCGCCGACACCGAGCGCTCAGGCCGACTCCTCCTGCACTTCGGCGCTGTCGATTACCGTGCGCGTGTCTGGCTCAACGGGCAGCTGGTCGCCGAGCACGAAGGAGGGCACACGCCCTTCACGGCAGACGTGACGGACGCCCTGGCCAGCGGGACCGAGCAGCTGCTGGTGGTCAGGTCCCAAGACGACCCCACCGACCTCTCTCAACCCCGCGGCAAGCAGGACTGGCAGCAGCAGCCGCATGCCATCTGGTATCACCGCACGTCGGGCATCTGGCAGCCGGTCTGGCTTGAGTGGGTTGGGGGCCTGTATATCCAGGAAGTGCGCTGGACCCCCGACGCCGACCGGACCGAACTGCGGCTGCAGGTCCGGCTGAACCGCCCGCCCACACCTGGCACCCACCTGCGTGTCAGGCTGACCCTGCGCGGCGAACTGCTGGCCCTGCAGGATGTACATGCGCTGTCACGCAGCTTCACCTGCACGCTGCCCTTGCAGTTCCTTTCGATCAACCCGGAACGCGACGACCTTTTGTGGTCCCCGCGCCACCCCAACCTGATCGAGGCACACCTGACACTGCAAGATGGCGAACGCCCACTGGATGAGGTTTTCTCGTATGCCGGTCTGCGCAGTGCCCAGGTGAAGGGTGGGCGCTTTTTGCTCAACGGTCTGTCTTACTACCTGAGGCTGGTCCTGGCACAGAATTATTGGCCGTCATCGCACCTGGCAGCGCCGAGCGCGCAAGCCTTGCGCCGGGAAGTGGAGCTGGCCAAGGAGATGGGCTTCAACGGCGTCCGCATTCACCAGAAGATCGAGGACCCACGTTTTCTGTACTGGTGTGACCGCCTGGGCCTGTTGGTCTGGGAAGAAATGCCCAGCGCCTACGCCTTTACCCCCGAGATGTGCGAGCGCCTGACGCGCGAATGGCTCGAAGTCCTTCGGCGCGATTACAGCCACCCCTGTATTGTCACCTGGGTACCGATGAACGAGTCGTGGGGTGTGCCAAATCTTGAAGGCGACCCGGCCCAGCGCGCATTTGTACGCGGGCTCTATCAGCTCACCCGGGCGCTTGACCCGACCCGGCCAGCGATGGGCAACGACGGCTGGCAGTTTGTCGGCGGTGACCTGATCGGCGTGCATGACTATGCGCCGCACGGCGAGACACTGCGCGAACGCTTTGGTACACTCGGCGCCCTGGAGCACACACTCCGGCAGGTACAGCCATACTTCCGCAATATCCTCAGCGACGATCAGGCGCGCTCACAGGAAGCGGTCGTGCTGAGCGAGTTCGGCGGTCTGAGCTTTGCTCCCGGCGAGGGTGAGCGCTGGTTCGGCTACAGCACGGTACAAAGCAACAAGGAACTGCTCGACCGTTACCAGGAGCTCGTGGAGGCCGTCCTGCACTCCGACGTGCTGGCAGGTTTCTGTTATACCCAGCTGACCGATACCGAGCAGGAGACCAACGGTCTGCTCAGCGCAGAACGCGAGCCCAAACTTCCGCTCGCCAGCCTGCGCGCGATCAACAGCGGCTTCGCCCGCTCGCTGCCTGGTGACGTGCTCGGCAACATTCACCAGGAAGCCCAGGCCCGCCACGAGTCCGGCCAGGAATGA